One genomic window of Streptomyces sp. NBC_01276 includes the following:
- a CDS encoding cytochrome P450 gives MSDAVAFPQDRTCPYHPPAAYEPLREARPLSRVTLFDGRSVWVVTGHAQARALLSDPRLSTDRTKESFPAPTRRFKGLQNRRVALLGVDDPEHNTQRRMLIPSFSVKRTAALRPRIQETVDRLIDAMVAAGPRAELVGAFALPVPSMVICALLGVPYEDHEFFEAQSRRLLRGPEPADVEDARHELDTYLEALIRRKRTDPGDGLLDELVTDRLETGETDIEELVSLATILLIAGHETTANMISLGTFTLLRHPEQLAELRADPSLMSEAVEELMRFLSIADGMLRVATEEIRIGGVTIRPDDGVVFSTSVINRDDAVFPEPDALDWHRPARHHLAFGFGIHQCLGQNLARAEMEIALGTLFRRLPGLRLAAEPDRIPFKPGDTIQGMVELPVAW, from the coding sequence ATGTCCGATGCCGTTGCCTTCCCCCAGGACCGAACCTGTCCCTACCACCCGCCGGCCGCCTACGAGCCCCTCCGGGAGGCGCGCCCCCTCTCCCGGGTCACCCTCTTCGACGGCCGCTCCGTATGGGTGGTCACCGGCCACGCGCAGGCGCGCGCCCTGCTCTCCGATCCGCGCCTGTCCACGGACCGCACCAAGGAGTCCTTCCCAGCCCCCACCCGGCGGTTCAAGGGGCTGCAGAACCGGCGCGTCGCCCTGCTCGGGGTGGACGATCCGGAGCACAACACGCAGCGACGGATGCTGATCCCCAGCTTCTCGGTCAAGCGCACGGCGGCCCTGCGGCCCAGGATCCAGGAGACCGTGGACCGGCTGATCGACGCGATGGTGGCGGCCGGGCCGCGCGCCGAGCTGGTCGGCGCCTTCGCCCTGCCGGTGCCCTCCATGGTGATCTGCGCGCTCCTCGGCGTCCCCTACGAGGACCACGAGTTCTTCGAGGCCCAGTCGCGCAGGCTGCTGCGCGGCCCCGAGCCCGCCGACGTCGAGGACGCCCGCCACGAGCTCGACACCTACCTGGAGGCCCTGATCCGGCGCAAGCGCACCGATCCGGGCGACGGACTGCTGGACGAACTCGTCACCGACCGCCTGGAGACCGGCGAGACCGACATCGAGGAACTGGTCTCCCTGGCCACGATCCTGCTGATCGCGGGCCACGAGACCACCGCGAACATGATCTCGCTGGGCACCTTCACCCTGCTGCGCCACCCGGAGCAGCTGGCCGAGCTGCGGGCCGACCCCTCGCTGATGTCGGAGGCGGTGGAGGAGCTGATGCGCTTCCTGTCCATCGCCGACGGCATGCTGCGGGTCGCCACCGAGGAGATCCGGATCGGCGGGGTCACCATCCGGCCGGACGACGGGGTGGTCTTCTCCACCTCCGTCATCAACCGCGACGACGCGGTGTTCCCCGAACCGGACGCCCTCGACTGGCACCGGCCGGCCCGGCACCACCTGGCCTTCGGCTTCGGCATCCACCAGTGCCTCGGCCAGAACCTGGCCCGCGCGGAGATGGAGATCGCGCTGGGAACCCTGTTCCGGCGCCTGCCGGGCCTGCGGCTGGCGGCCGAACCGGACCGGATCCCGTTCAAGCCGGGGGACACCATCCAGGGCATGGTCGAACTCCCCGTGGCCTGGTGA
- a CDS encoding HGxxPAAW family protein, translated as MSAHGHVDLGHTVAGWTGTALALLGTAGAGAALCAGWAPGVWAGLGLVLVAALVTWLLHLAGWGKPSGPRPEAEWDWRVRDTAARTGHADCLGCRAGGPRRAAATALAPRSAASSPAADRSA; from the coding sequence ATGAGCGCACACGGACACGTCGACCTGGGCCACACGGTGGCCGGCTGGACCGGCACCGCCCTGGCCCTGCTGGGCACCGCCGGGGCCGGAGCCGCGCTCTGCGCCGGCTGGGCTCCCGGCGTCTGGGCGGGTCTCGGTCTGGTCCTGGTGGCGGCGCTGGTCACCTGGCTCCTCCATCTGGCCGGCTGGGGCAAGCCCAGCGGGCCCCGCCCGGAGGCCGAGTGGGACTGGCGCGTCCGGGACACCGCCGCCCGTACGGGGCACGCGGACTGCCTGGGCTGCCGGGCCGGCGGGCCGCGACGGGCCGCCGCGACGGCCCTCGCCCCCCGGTCCGCGGCGTCGTCGCCCGCCGCGGACCGCAGCGCGTGA
- a CDS encoding DEAD/DEAH box helicase, with amino-acid sequence MKNPSAHGRFGIKAGAKAGSKPGAKHGGKTPRTLGPQGEFAMPRTGTPALPPVASFDELGLPPELVTTLVEQEVREPFPIQAATLPNSLTGRDILGRGRTGSGKTLAFGLALLARTAGQQADPKRPLALVLVPTRELAQQVTEALDPYARALKLRMATVVGGLSIGRQSGALRTGVEVVVATPGRLSDLVGRRDVHLERVRITVLDEADQMCDMGFMPQVTEILDQVHHAGQRMLFSATLDRNVDQLVRRYLKDPVSHSVDPQSASVGTMDHHVLHIHAADKVSAATEIAAREGRVLMFLDTKHGVDQFVKHLRAMGVRAEGLHSGKSQPQRTRTLGQFKDGLVTVLVATNVAARGIHIDDLDLVVNVDPPADSKDYLHRGGRTARAGESGKVVTLITPNQRRDITRLMADAKIRPTITQVRSGEAALSRITGAKAPSGVPLAGSAPTDAKGRPSGTDLGFRGIGTRPGRPGKGKESRKTIEARQAAEARRAARVRKGLTP; translated from the coding sequence ATGAAGAACCCGTCAGCTCATGGGCGTTTCGGCATCAAGGCCGGAGCGAAGGCAGGCTCCAAGCCGGGAGCCAAGCACGGCGGCAAGACGCCCCGGACCCTCGGTCCGCAGGGCGAGTTCGCCATGCCCCGCACGGGCACCCCGGCACTGCCCCCGGTGGCCTCGTTCGACGAACTGGGCCTCCCCCCTGAGCTGGTGACGACCCTGGTGGAGCAGGAGGTGCGCGAGCCGTTCCCGATCCAGGCGGCGACCCTGCCCAACTCCCTCACGGGCCGTGACATCCTCGGCCGCGGCCGTACCGGCTCCGGCAAGACCCTCGCCTTCGGCCTGGCCCTGCTGGCCCGTACGGCGGGACAGCAGGCGGACCCGAAGCGCCCGCTCGCCCTGGTCCTCGTACCGACGCGCGAGCTGGCGCAGCAGGTCACCGAAGCGCTGGACCCGTACGCGCGGGCCCTGAAGCTGCGCATGGCCACCGTCGTCGGCGGGCTCTCGATCGGCCGCCAGTCGGGCGCGCTGCGCACCGGCGTGGAAGTCGTCGTCGCGACCCCCGGGCGGCTGAGCGACCTGGTCGGACGGCGTGACGTGCACCTGGAGCGGGTGCGGATCACGGTGCTGGACGAGGCCGACCAGATGTGCGACATGGGGTTCATGCCCCAGGTCACCGAGATCCTGGACCAGGTCCACCACGCCGGGCAGCGGATGCTGTTCTCCGCCACCCTGGACCGCAACGTCGACCAGCTGGTGCGCCGCTACCTCAAGGATCCGGTCTCGCACTCGGTGGACCCGCAGTCGGCCTCGGTCGGCACGATGGACCACCACGTGCTGCACATCCACGCGGCGGACAAGGTCTCGGCGGCGACCGAGATCGCCGCGCGCGAGGGCCGGGTGCTGATGTTCCTGGACACCAAGCACGGCGTCGACCAGTTCGTGAAGCACCTGCGGGCCATGGGCGTACGGGCGGAGGGGCTGCACAGCGGCAAGTCCCAGCCCCAGCGCACCCGGACCCTGGGGCAGTTCAAGGACGGCCTGGTCACGGTCCTGGTCGCCACCAACGTGGCCGCCCGCGGCATCCACATCGACGACCTCGACCTCGTGGTCAACGTGGACCCCCCGGCCGACAGCAAGGACTACCTGCACCGCGGCGGCCGGACCGCGCGGGCCGGCGAGTCCGGCAAGGTGGTCACCCTGATCACGCCCAACCAGCGGCGTGACATCACGCGGCTGATGGCCGACGCCAAGATCCGGCCCACCATCACCCAGGTCCGGTCCGGCGAGGCGGCGCTGAGCCGGATCACCGGGGCGAAGGCTCCCTCCGGCGTCCCGCTGGCCGGGTCCGCGCCGACCGACGCCAAGGGCCGGCCGAGCGGCACGGACCTCGGGTTCCGCGGGATCGGCACCCGCCCGGGCCGGCCCGGCAAGGGCAAGGAGTCCCGCAAGACCATCGAGGCGCGCCAGGCGGCCGAGGCCCGCCGCGCGGCCCGGGTCCGCAAGGGCCTGACACCCTGA
- a CDS encoding class I SAM-dependent methyltransferase — MQHVSQAPVTTPDAEPAPPEPRAFSQVKGWFSAYDQVLFDWFLKRQNATPEASGDILELGAFLGKSAIFLAGYLREGEEFTVCDLFDSPAPDDSNLAEMRDSYPTLTRRGFETNYLAFHPSLPTVIQAPTSVVADRVRPGSCRFVHVDASHLHEHVVQDIASSRLVATPDAVVVFDDYRAAHCPGVAAAVWGAVAGEGLRVIAVSASKLYATWGDPVPHQSALLAWLEGRTDLWHGVDVVAGHPLVRIGDEGVAAPPAPKPLRPPAEPVAAPAAAVKPVRWRRLAKDLLPPLLTRAIVARRRRRG, encoded by the coding sequence GTGCAGCACGTTTCACAGGCTCCCGTCACCACCCCCGACGCCGAGCCCGCGCCGCCCGAGCCCCGCGCGTTCAGCCAGGTCAAAGGCTGGTTCTCGGCCTATGACCAGGTGCTCTTCGACTGGTTCCTGAAGCGCCAGAACGCCACCCCCGAAGCGTCGGGCGACATCCTCGAACTGGGGGCGTTCCTGGGCAAGAGCGCGATCTTCCTCGCCGGATACCTGCGGGAGGGCGAGGAGTTCACGGTCTGCGACCTCTTCGACTCGCCCGCGCCCGACGACTCCAACCTGGCGGAGATGCGGGACTCCTACCCCACCCTCACGCGCCGCGGGTTCGAGACGAACTACCTGGCCTTCCACCCGTCCCTGCCGACCGTCATCCAGGCCCCGACCTCGGTGGTCGCGGACCGGGTGCGCCCCGGCAGCTGCCGTTTCGTCCACGTCGACGCCTCCCACCTCCACGAACACGTGGTCCAGGACATCGCCTCCTCGCGCCTGGTCGCCACCCCCGACGCCGTCGTCGTCTTCGACGACTACCGCGCCGCCCACTGCCCCGGCGTCGCCGCCGCGGTCTGGGGGGCGGTGGCCGGCGAGGGACTGCGCGTGATCGCGGTCTCCGCCTCGAAGCTCTACGCGACCTGGGGCGACCCCGTGCCCCACCAGTCGGCGCTGCTGGCCTGGCTGGAGGGCCGCACGGACCTGTGGCACGGCGTGGACGTGGTGGCCGGGCACCCGCTGGTGCGCATAGGCGACGAGGGAGTGGCGGCGCCGCCCGCGCCGAAGCCGCTGCGCCCGCCGGCCGAGCCCGTCGCGGCCCCGGCCGCCGCCGTGAAGCCGGTCCGCTGGCGCCGGCTGGCCAAGGACCTGCTCCCGCCGCTGCTCACCCGCGCCATCGTGGCCCGGCGGCGGCGCCGGGGCTGA
- a CDS encoding thioredoxin family protein: MARRVHRPLEDEEFDFIVGMTGGPVLVCFTGTWPKAVEACRVMDGLLAELAQEYGSRLTAVRADITRCPGAVLRHGVTGAPTVVLLRSGEAVATHAGPLTGDEFRTFLDTHL, from the coding sequence ATGGCCCGTCGGGTACACCGGCCACTGGAGGACGAGGAGTTCGACTTCATCGTCGGCATGACCGGGGGCCCGGTCCTCGTCTGCTTCACCGGCACCTGGCCGAAGGCCGTGGAGGCCTGCCGGGTGATGGACGGACTCCTCGCGGAACTGGCGCAGGAGTACGGGAGCCGCCTGACCGCCGTCCGCGCCGACATCACCCGCTGCCCGGGGGCGGTGCTCCGCCACGGGGTGACCGGGGCGCCCACCGTCGTCCTGCTGCGGTCCGGGGAAGCGGTGGCGACCCACGCCGGCCCGCTGACGGGGGACGAGTTCCGGACGTTCCTCGACACCCACCTCTGA
- a CDS encoding cold-shock protein, which translates to MATGIVKWFNSEKGFGFIQQDDGGPDVFVHFSAIQTTGFKELAEGAKVEYDVTQGPKGPQAERVVTL; encoded by the coding sequence ATGGCAACAGGCATCGTGAAGTGGTTCAACTCGGAGAAGGGGTTCGGCTTCATCCAGCAGGACGACGGCGGCCCCGACGTGTTCGTGCACTTCTCCGCCATCCAGACGACCGGCTTCAAGGAGCTGGCCGAGGGCGCGAAGGTCGAGTACGACGTCACCCAGGGCCCCAAGGGCCCCCAGGCCGAACGGGTGGTCACGCTCTGA
- a CDS encoding DUF1304 domain-containing protein, with amino-acid sequence MHTVAQVLIGVVAALHAYFLVLEMFLWQRPPGRALSGFDADTARLTATLAANQGLYNGFLAAGLVWGLVTDALDTQVFFLICVIVAGVYGAATANRRILVAQALPGALALGAALLAA; translated from the coding sequence GTGCACACGGTCGCTCAGGTCCTCATCGGCGTCGTCGCCGCGCTCCACGCCTACTTCCTGGTCCTGGAGATGTTCCTGTGGCAGCGGCCACCGGGGCGCGCCCTGTCCGGCTTCGACGCGGACACGGCGCGGCTCACCGCGACGCTCGCCGCCAACCAGGGCCTCTACAACGGCTTCCTGGCCGCCGGCCTGGTGTGGGGGCTGGTCACCGACGCCCTCGACACGCAGGTCTTCTTCCTGATCTGCGTGATCGTCGCGGGGGTGTACGGGGCCGCCACCGCCAACCGCCGGATCCTCGTGGCCCAGGCCCTGCCCGGCGCGCTCGCCCTGGGCGCCGCGCTGCTCGCCGCGTGA
- a CDS encoding ferredoxin codes for MRISVDQDRCIGAGQCALTAPQVFTQDDDGLGEVLPGREDGHGSALVREAARACPVSAITVGED; via the coding sequence GTGCGGATCTCCGTTGACCAGGACCGCTGCATCGGCGCCGGCCAGTGCGCGCTGACCGCGCCCCAGGTGTTCACCCAGGACGACGACGGGCTCGGCGAGGTGCTGCCGGGACGGGAGGACGGACACGGCAGCGCCCTCGTGCGGGAGGCCGCGCGGGCCTGCCCCGTCTCGGCGATCACCGTGGGAGAGGACTGA
- a CDS encoding MarR family winged helix-turn-helix transcriptional regulator yields MHGKTRPPVTAGEALARMDRFVALGLIGQQEMAQRLGLNVTDLTCLGHILGAADTPLSAGDLAELTNLTTGAVTGVLNRLERAGYAHRRPDPADRRRVRVVADPAATARVVAVYEPFYARLGTVFAEYTPDEIAVIADWFDRAAQQMRAHHAEVCGDAPGPAAP; encoded by the coding sequence GTGCACGGCAAGACCCGCCCCCCGGTCACGGCCGGGGAGGCCCTCGCACGCATGGACCGGTTCGTGGCCCTCGGGCTCATCGGGCAGCAGGAGATGGCGCAGCGGCTCGGCCTGAACGTCACCGATCTGACCTGCCTGGGCCACATCCTGGGAGCCGCCGACACCCCGCTCTCCGCCGGCGACCTGGCCGAACTGACCAACCTGACCACCGGCGCCGTCACCGGGGTGCTCAACCGCCTGGAGCGCGCCGGCTACGCGCACCGCCGCCCGGACCCGGCCGACCGGCGCCGCGTACGGGTGGTGGCCGATCCGGCGGCGACCGCGCGGGTCGTCGCCGTGTACGAACCCTTCTACGCGCGGCTCGGCACGGTGTTCGCCGAGTACACCCCGGATGAGATCGCCGTCATCGCCGACTGGTTCGACCGGGCGGCGCAGCAGATGCGGGCCCATCACGCCGAGGTCTGCGGCGATGCACCCGGCCCCGCGGCTCCGTAG
- a CDS encoding TetR/AcrR family transcriptional regulator, with protein MSGPRAGDPRTARTKARLREALLAECGAGRELAEVSVSAVVRRAGVGRATFYLHYEDLPALAVDACADVVHAAVDALHAWQTDRAAPPPARPPAALAGFLSAAEGHAALYRTLLLPGGGGPLGERLHRELRARARAERVAVGAPNPDLVASAVAAAFTGVLADWLHGLIPADPERTAAGPASPGALADRIWALLLALHRAGAPAG; from the coding sequence GTGAGCGGCCCGCGCGCCGGGGACCCGCGCACCGCCCGGACCAAGGCGCGGCTGCGCGAGGCCCTGCTCGCCGAGTGCGGCGCCGGGCGGGAGCTCGCCGAGGTCAGCGTCTCGGCGGTGGTCCGCCGGGCGGGGGTCGGCCGGGCGACGTTCTACCTGCACTACGAGGACCTCCCCGCGCTGGCCGTCGACGCCTGCGCCGACGTCGTGCACGCGGCGGTGGACGCCCTGCACGCCTGGCAGACCGATCGGGCGGCGCCGCCCCCGGCCCGGCCCCCGGCCGCCCTCGCCGGGTTCCTGTCCGCCGCCGAGGGCCACGCGGCCCTGTACCGCACGCTGCTCCTGCCGGGCGGCGGCGGCCCGCTCGGCGAGCGCCTGCACCGGGAGCTGCGCGCCCGGGCCCGCGCCGAGCGGGTCGCGGTCGGCGCGCCCAACCCGGACCTGGTGGCCTCGGCGGTGGCGGCCGCCTTCACCGGCGTCCTCGCGGACTGGCTGCACGGCCTGATCCCGGCGGACCCCGAGCGGACGGCGGCCGGCCCCGCGTCCCCCGGCGCCCTCGCGGACCGGATCTGGGCCCTGCTGCTGGCCCTCCACCGCGCTGGAGCCCCCGCCGGATGA